The sequence TATCAAAACAGTACTGTTTTCAGTCACCTGATTTAATAGTTTACGCAGCAACCACCGGTTGAGAAAGGTAACATCCTTATTTAAACTAATAACATAATGTTGATCCGTGTGTGTCATGGAAATTGCCGCATGATAGTTGGCGCGGATAACGTAATACAAGCCAATCACAATGCCTACGATGATTCCTTTCAACAAATCCGTCAACAAAATAGCAACAATAGTTAGTACAAAGGGTATTAACTGATTCATCCCCTTATGAAAAAATTCAATAAATAATTTGGGTTTGGCCAGCTTATAACCTGTTTGCAATAAAATTGCCGCTAAACACGATAAAGGGATGTAATTAAGGTAGTTAGCAAAAAACATGACGCTGATTAAAATAAGCAAGCCATGGACAAAAGATGACACTTTTGTTTGCCCGCCTGCATTGATATTGGCCGCGCTTCGAACAATCACCGCAGTTATCGGCAAACCACCTAATAAACCGCTGATCATGTTACCCAGGCCCTGCGCTTTTAACTCACGATTTGTGGGGGCCGCCCGCTTCATGGGATCCATTTTATCAGTCGCTTCAAGACTGAGTAGGGTTTCAAGGCTGGCAATTATCGCTAACGTAAACGCAATAGAATAGACCTGTGGATTACTCAGGAAGCTGATGTCAGGAAAAGTAAATAGCTGTAAAAAATCAGTAGCCTTTTCGGTGACTGGCAATGTCACTAAATGTTTTTCCGAAATCGCCCAGGATGGATAAAACCGTAACGCCAAAATGTTATAAACAACACCCCACATCACGGCAACCAAAGCCCCCGGCAAGAGACGGATCAAAGGAATTCGTTTGATGAAACTGGATTCCCATCCAATTAAAATCAGTAAAGCGACAACACTGACAACCGTTGCGCCTGGAGATATTGCGTTGAATGTATCCGCTAACTCAATAAGCGTAGTAGATACTGATTCCTGCATATAGCTTTCATCACCTTCAAAACTGATGTCATATCCTAAGGCATGAGGAATTTGTTTCATGATCAATATCAAACCAATAGCCGCCAGCATTCCTTTAATCACCGAGGACGGAAAGTAAGCGCCAATGATGCCTGCTCGCAGATAGCCCAGTAAGAGCTGAATAAAGCCCGCCAATACCACAGCAACAAGAAACCCGGTAAAGCTGCCCAGGGTTTCAATGGCATTAAAGACAATGACGGTCAATCCGGCTGCGGGCCCCGAGACGGCTAGCTGAGAACCACTGGCCCAGGCAATGATGATGCCTCCGACCATGCCGGCAATAAGCCCAGCAAAAAGCGGTGCACCGGAAGCAAGCGCGACTCCCAGACAAAGGGGCAAAGCCACTAAAAAAACGACAAGTCCGGCAGGTATATCGTGATTAAGATGTTTTACATAGTAATCGAGATGTTTATGAATCATAAAGGAAATTCCTTAACTTCGGCGTTAGTTTTTTACAATAACCGGCAAGCGGCATCGCTATCTACTGTTGTTGTCACCCCGGCTAAATTTGCGCCTGAAACCATTGCAAATGGCTTCAGGCGCAAGTTTCATTGATAGCCTGATGAATTCACTCAATCACTGACGGAATGACAGTGTTTTAATAATACAGGGAGAGCCCCCCTATTGGTCAGCCTAACCCTTAGCCTTCTGGTAATCCCATGTCCGGCTTGACAACCATGATCGTGGCATTGGTTGATCTGACCATAGCCGTTGTCGTGCTGCCCACAGCATGGAAATCATGACCACTTCGGCCGCATGAAGCCATTATCAACAAGTTATAGTGCTTGTCCCGGTAATATTTGCGTATGGCATGATGAGCAGAATCTTCTCCCGGTACAACTACACAGTTGACGCGAGTAAGTCCAGGCAGGCGTTCACGAACCAGGATCTGCAATTGTTCCTCGCGTTCACGCTTGATTCTTTCCAAGTATTCAACACTGCTGAAATCCCCGCAAACGGCATGAAACACATCGACGGAGGCCTCTGTAACGCCGGCAAATTCGGCTACATAAGGTAATGCAGCATACGAATTTTCTGAAAAATCGGTGGTGTAGACTATTTTCCCAAGCGGAGCAAGACCAACCTCTCGGCC comes from Methylicorpusculum oleiharenae and encodes:
- a CDS encoding SulP family inorganic anion transporter; translation: MIHKHLDYYVKHLNHDIPAGLVVFLVALPLCLGVALASGAPLFAGLIAGMVGGIIIAWASGSQLAVSGPAAGLTVIVFNAIETLGSFTGFLVAVVLAGFIQLLLGYLRAGIIGAYFPSSVIKGMLAAIGLILIMKQIPHALGYDISFEGDESYMQESVSTTLIELADTFNAISPGATVVSVVALLILIGWESSFIKRIPLIRLLPGALVAVMWGVVYNILALRFYPSWAISEKHLVTLPVTEKATDFLQLFTFPDISFLSNPQVYSIAFTLAIIASLETLLSLEATDKMDPMKRAAPTNRELKAQGLGNMISGLLGGLPITAVIVRSAANINAGGQTKVSSFVHGLLILISVMFFANYLNYIPLSCLAAILLQTGYKLAKPKLFIEFFHKGMNQLIPFVLTIVAILLTDLLKGIIVGIVIGLYYVIRANYHAAISMTHTDQHYVISLNKDVTFLNRWLLRKLLNQVTENSTVLIDGTKSQFIDYDIMEAIDDFLLSAPDNNIKVETIDLAGKEKIQDTPALLEK
- a CDS encoding universal stress protein; amino-acid sequence: MNNSLNACKIIVPVDFSEFSVKAFVVANDLAQLFKGRVTPFHSYDLSSNLDGFHYQAKDFRVDGDLLTTHDELQKRLMDYAANSIDSPILDQAMAERNPHVSEAIVEAAGNFDLIVMSSHGRTGFKRMLMGSVAEKVLHSARHPVIIAGREVGLAPLGKIVYTTDFSENSYAALPYVAEFAGVTEASVDVFHAVCGDFSSVEYLERIKREREEQLQILVRERLPGLTRVNCVVVPGEDSAHHAIRKYYRDKHYNLLIMASCGRSGHDFHAVGSTTTAMVRSTNATIMVVKPDMGLPEG